The Streptococcus oralis region ACCTCTTGAACACGAACCCAGAACTCTTGAACGGTCTTGTTTACGGTCCAGAAGGCAAGAACTGGGAAAAAATTGAAGGTAAAGAAAACCGTGTACGCGTCCTTGATGGCTACAAAGGAAATACTCACATGGGTGGATGGAACACTGGTAACAACTGGATTCTTTACATCAACGAAAACGTTACAGACCAACAAATCGAAGATTCTAAGAAACAATTGGCAGAAGCTAAAGAATCTCCAGCACTTGGATTCATCTTTAACACTGACAATGTGAAATCTGAAATCTCAGCAATTTCTAACACAATGCAACAATTCGATACAGCTATCAACACTGGTACTGTAGACCCAGATAAAGCTATTCCAGAATTGATGGAAAAATTGAAATCTGAAGGTGCCTACGAAAAAGTATTGAACGAAATGCAAAAACAATACGACGAATTCTTGAAAAACAAAAAATCATAAGAACGATTGATTTCGTGTATTCATTCCTAATTCCTAAAAATGTGATCACTGCCTTCCTTAGTTCTCTAGGGGAGGTAGTGATTTTTAGGATGTAAACATGAAAAGAGTGGTTCTGAGGGTTTATGCGGTGTGATACACATACATCTATAGAGGATTTATTATGAAAAAATATCGCCTTCTTTTCAAAATGAGTGCTGTCTTCTCTTACCTATTTTTCGTATTTGGCCTTTCCCAGCTGACGCTTATTGTCCAAAACTATTGGCAATTTTCTTCCCAGATAGGCAATTTCTTCTGGATTCAAAATATCCTGAGTTTGCTATTTAGTGGAGTCATGATTTGGATTCTGGTTAAGACAGGGCACGGTTATCTCTTTCGTATTCCAAGAAAAAAATGGCTTTGGTATTCGATTTTGACAGTATTAGTGGTAGTGCTCCAGATCTCTTTTAACGTTCAGACAGCTAAACATGTTCAGTCAACTGCTGAAGGTTGGGCTGTATTGATTGGTTATAGTGGGACTAACTTTGCAGAGCTAGGTATTTATATAGCCCTGTTCTTTCTGGTTCCACTGATGGAAGAGTTAATCTATAGAGGATTACTGCAACATGCCTTTTTTAAAGATTCGAGATTTGCTCTTGATTTGCTTCTTCCTTCTATTTTATTTGCTCTCCCTCATTTTTCAAGCCTGCCTAGTCTGTTAGATATCTTCGTCTTTGCAACATCTGGAATCATTTTTGCTAGTTTGACCCGCTATACCAAGAGCATTTATCCTTCCTATGCGGTGCATGTGATCAATAATATTTTCGCAACATTACCATTTTTGCTGACTTTTTTACATAGGGTATTTGGATAAAATATTAGCATGAGAGCTAGGAATGATAGCTTTTCAAATATTTTAGGAGGAAAATGAGTATGACACCATTAAAATGGTTTGCTGGAGGAAGCGAAAGACGTAGTGAAGCCATGACCATCATAGATTATCTATTGGAAGATATAAAGGCTGCGCCTCAACTTACTCCCTTGAAAAATCAGTTAGTGATTTATCAAAAACGATTAGAGGATGATGGAACCTCTACTCCATTTATTCTGAGCCAAATGAACGTCGCCATCTCACGTGTATTAATTGACAACAAGTTGTGTTTGTCAGAAAGTCAAGCTAAGCAAATCAAAAAATTGAGAGAATTATCTGCGATTCGCTATGGTTACTGATAAAGTGCAGGGGTAGGACTCTTTCTACAATTTCCGGTCAAATAAATTGCATTCGTTTTCTCAAGTGGGTATACTAGTATAGTTGAATGAAAAATTCTGAAAATTTAAGAATAG contains the following coding sequences:
- a CDS encoding CPBP family intramembrane glutamic endopeptidase — its product is MKKYRLLFKMSAVFSYLFFVFGLSQLTLIVQNYWQFSSQIGNFFWIQNILSLLFSGVMIWILVKTGHGYLFRIPRKKWLWYSILTVLVVVLQISFNVQTAKHVQSTAEGWAVLIGYSGTNFAELGIYIALFFLVPLMEELIYRGLLQHAFFKDSRFALDLLLPSILFALPHFSSLPSLLDIFVFATSGIIFASLTRYTKSIYPSYAVHVINNIFATLPFLLTFLHRVFG
- a CDS encoding bacteriocin immunity protein, whose translation is MTPLKWFAGGSERRSEAMTIIDYLLEDIKAAPQLTPLKNQLVIYQKRLEDDGTSTPFILSQMNVAISRVLIDNKLCLSESQAKQIKKLRELSAIRYGY